The following are encoded in a window of Verrucomicrobiia bacterium genomic DNA:
- a CDS encoding HAD-IA family hydrolase, with protein MLVAVLFDADGTLFDSAEFILNSYEYTCRTLNLPMITREMLNDSKGIPLRETYDLYHPEGTQEESCRVHKDFQLQNLHLCKPFADTRDTLDKLKERDVRMGIVSARGGTVHPVVELNGLTSYFEVIVTADDVVLRKPHAEGLLLALDKMQVKPEHAFMVGDMHGDIEMGRRAGVKTIGVACGFEGWDRLKTYNPTYLAQNLGDIISPIDLHRGLP; from the coding sequence CGATGGCACACTCTTTGACTCCGCAGAGTTCATCCTCAACTCTTACGAGTACACGTGTCGCACACTCAACCTTCCCATGATTACCCGTGAGATGCTCAACGACTCCAAAGGGATTCCTCTCCGCGAAACGTACGATCTGTACCACCCGGAAGGAACCCAGGAGGAATCCTGTCGCGTTCATAAGGATTTTCAGCTCCAGAACCTCCATCTCTGCAAACCATTCGCGGATACGCGGGACACATTGGACAAGCTGAAGGAGCGGGATGTACGCATGGGCATTGTCTCCGCCCGTGGTGGAACGGTTCACCCTGTTGTGGAGCTCAACGGCCTGACCTCCTACTTTGAAGTAATAGTCACCGCCGATGACGTCGTCCTGCGCAAACCACACGCGGAGGGACTCCTCCTTGCCCTGGACAAGATGCAGGTCAAACCGGAGCACGCTTTCATGGTGGGCGATATGCATGGGGACATTGAGATGGGCAGGCGGGCAGGTGTCAAAACCATTGGTGTTGCCTGCGGATTTGAAGGGTGGGACAGGCTAAAGACCTACAACCCCACGTATTTGGCCCAGAACCTAGGCGACATCATCTCCCCGATCGATCTCCACCGAGGTCTTCCTTAA
- a CDS encoding Hsp20 family protein, which translates to MQPKRVIHIRIRDLRRERELTQEELAEALGISRQSINAMEAGRCLPSLPVALQIAAYFAVPLQRLIAIADENERALAAAVENGATEAPALGNPWEPLREMRDMLDDFMGDAPRLEAGPTPLVNMKDEGEVIVVEMQLPGFSKEDLTLEITDDQLTVSAELMEATQPESGQVTREFARRAFTRTLMLPAVVQSDHADAKMKNGILTVRLPKRMDDRRRPKRLEIQ; encoded by the coding sequence ATGCAACCCAAAAGAGTTATCCACATCCGGATCCGGGATTTGCGCCGCGAACGGGAGCTTACACAAGAAGAGCTCGCGGAGGCCTTAGGGATCTCGCGTCAGTCCATTAACGCCATGGAAGCGGGACGTTGTCTGCCAAGCCTTCCTGTCGCGCTCCAAATTGCTGCTTACTTTGCCGTGCCCCTTCAGCGCCTCATTGCTATTGCAGACGAAAATGAGCGCGCGCTAGCTGCTGCAGTGGAGAATGGTGCCACTGAGGCGCCGGCCCTGGGCAACCCCTGGGAGCCGCTTCGTGAAATGCGCGACATGTTAGATGACTTCATGGGCGACGCACCACGTCTGGAAGCTGGCCCTACGCCGTTGGTGAACATGAAGGATGAAGGCGAAGTGATTGTGGTTGAAATGCAGCTCCCAGGCTTTTCCAAGGAAGACCTTACCTTGGAAATTACCGATGACCAACTTACGGTATCTGCTGAACTCATGGAGGCAACACAGCCTGAGAGTGGCCAAGTGACCAGGGAGTTTGCCCGACGCGCCTTTACCCGCACCCTTATGCTTCCAGCGGTTGTCCAGAGCGATCATGCCGATGCCAAGATGAAGAATGGTATCCTTACCGTCCGGTTGCCCAAGAGGATGGATGACCGCAGAAGGCCCAAGCGGCTTGAGATCCAATAA